The following proteins are encoded in a genomic region of Ostrea edulis chromosome 7, xbOstEdul1.1, whole genome shotgun sequence:
- the LOC125653963 gene encoding uncharacterized protein LOC125653963 produces the protein MEITMNENELEFTNKENQSFEMGSEQTWLESEGAECTMRLSDRSHQRTIEKQLRPLSRPRATSCDHLSRNEARAGLIRKGFTSLQSDLHAASSNGNATVFSSSTTRPQAENITNNICEHSVDIPCENFTEMSEDCSAEQTPTSGSNIESGYNTDRDYTLQELPGQQITMSDSTLQILMANWFRHHNTEVHSNNIDNFLKKQRKRQRIMISLISILCLVLILISVISAVSIPSYSRTKTHRPVGNATRGKYLSDVNPIYLFDSSDSKGGDLEESDYDNDDSVYSGFRDKYNEFIRNRTLIGSV, from the exons ATGGAAATCACAATGAATGAAAACGAGTTAGaatttacaaataaagaaaaccaatcGTTTGAGATGGGAAGCGAACAAACTTGGCTTGAATCAGAGGGTGCCGAATGTACAATGAGGTTGTCAGATAGATCCCACCAAAGGACTATAGAAAAACAATTGCGTCCTTTGTCACGTCCACGAGCTACCTCTTGTGATCATTTGAGTAGAAATGAAGCAAGGGCTGGTCTAATAAGGAAGGGGTTTACCAGTTTGCAGAGTGATCTACACGCTGCTTCTTCGAATGGAAATGCTACCGTATTTAGCAGCAGTACCACCAGACCCCAAGCCGAAAATATCACAAACAATATATGTGAACATTCTGTCGATATCCCATGCGAAAATTTCACTGAAATGTCGGAAGACTGCTCCGCGGAACAGACGCCAACCTCAGGGTCCAACATAGAATCAGGTTATAACACAGACCGAGACTACACTCTACAAGAACTGCCAGGTCAACAGATCACGATGTCAGACTCAACCTTACAAATATTGATGGCCAATTGGTTTCGTCATCACAATACCGAGGTACATTCAAA TAACATCGACAACTTTCTGAAGAAGCAGAGAAAGAGACAACGGATCATGATAAGTCTTATTTCCATATTGTGCCTCGTTCTGATTCTTATCAGCGTCATTTCCGCTGTTAGTATTCCATCGTACTCACGGACAAAAACTCATCGTCCTGTCGGAAACGCGACTCGAGGAAAATATCTCAGCGATGTGAACCCCATCTATTTATTTGATTCATCTGACTCTAAGGGAGGGGACCTGGAAGAGAGTGATTATGACAATGACGATTCTGTATATAGTGGATTCCGtgataaatataatgaattcataagGAATAGAACACTTATCGGATCAGTGTAA